A single window of Leptospira semungkisensis DNA harbors:
- a CDS encoding DUF445 domain-containing protein — protein MNAPYVEIGSILITCSFVGWITNYIAVQMIFFPLKFKGWGILGWQGIIPKHAGKMAGLIAEILTDRLIKPYDLYRKIEPTQITESIRDKIGEKSSSVVRDILVAESPALWKMLPQEAKEILEKEIREEIPTKIEEIYEAFGKDLDQVLRIKDLIRDSLSGENAKVLSEIFRRCGGPEFRFIVRSGIYFGFLIGCVQVAFIAYLNQWWTMPLMGIFVGYITNWLAILMIFSPLEVKNFILFKYQGLFLKRQVDVSREFASVISSRVLNPENLIRIIFKEKGGDLIISELLSKTKELLDQKLKSKIPYASLLLGSQKLDEMKEKICDSILELVPEAAERMKSYIEGRLEIEKLVFENLSVLPPVEFEQLLHSVFKEDEATLISLGAFLGGLAGCAQAYLVFIK, from the coding sequence ATGAACGCTCCTTATGTGGAAATCGGTTCCATTCTAATTACTTGCTCCTTCGTCGGTTGGATTACAAACTATATCGCGGTTCAGATGATCTTCTTTCCTTTGAAATTTAAAGGTTGGGGAATCTTAGGATGGCAAGGAATCATTCCTAAGCATGCCGGAAAGATGGCAGGACTCATCGCAGAGATTCTTACGGATCGATTGATCAAACCGTACGATCTTTATAGAAAAATAGAACCTACCCAAATCACTGAATCTATTCGAGATAAGATCGGAGAAAAATCCTCTTCCGTTGTGAGAGATATACTCGTCGCTGAAAGTCCAGCGCTTTGGAAAATGCTTCCGCAAGAAGCAAAAGAAATCCTAGAAAAAGAGATCAGAGAAGAGATCCCAACAAAGATAGAAGAAATATACGAAGCATTCGGAAAGGATTTGGATCAAGTCTTGCGGATCAAGGATCTGATAAGAGATTCTCTATCCGGAGAGAATGCAAAAGTGCTTTCTGAGATTTTCAGAAGATGCGGTGGTCCTGAATTTCGATTTATCGTACGCTCCGGGATCTATTTCGGATTCTTGATCGGTTGTGTTCAGGTAGCATTTATCGCGTACTTGAATCAATGGTGGACCATGCCATTGATGGGAATTTTCGTAGGATACATCACGAACTGGTTGGCAATCCTCATGATCTTCTCTCCATTAGAAGTGAAGAATTTCATTCTATTCAAATACCAAGGTTTGTTCTTAAAGCGACAAGTGGATGTATCCAGAGAATTTGCTTCGGTGATTTCTTCTAGAGTATTAAATCCTGAAAATCTAATTCGAATCATATTCAAAGAGAAGGGTGGAGATCTGATTATCTCGGAACTCTTAAGCAAAACGAAGGAACTCTTGGACCAGAAGTTGAAATCCAAGATTCCATACGCCTCTCTTCTGTTAGGTTCTCAGAAATTGGACGAGATGAAGGAAAAGATCTGCGATTCTATTCTAGAGCTAGTTCCAGAAGCAGCTGAACGGATGAAGAGTTATATTGAAGGAAGGTTGGAGATAGAAAAGTTGGTGTTCGAGAACCTAAGCGTGCTTCCTCCTGTAGAGTTTGAACAATTGCTTCACTCCGTGTTTAAAGAAGATGAGGCCACCTTGATCAGCTTAGGTGCTTTCTTAGGCGGTCTTGCCGGATGCGCTCAAGCGTATCTAGTTTTTATAAAGTAG
- a CDS encoding DUF1577 domain-containing protein, translating into MEVEYRSFLQSPRVWDTIRDPQKVGYILKEYVHNNGLFLKENPYKLELQILQTTPEGKMLLRLDPEQVNEEGEITVYKTLSKHMEIGFKVESINQEEGVIVCTPEYVRIAKDGRIMPRIEGLQGKVVAHRFHMLKKEQDSTKVLGTSGQILLTDLHKNILAEYPYSRLVFPVGRELSVEQELAKRSGKIIFAKEAFSLEPLSKEEANGFDILDLKKELEEELLLEDRMKAFRLGKVQSFAVYPIYYKDPLGPKLVALGYAETKDRTLDPAILKKYSELEEVFNERIEDSNTLDLDVRQNVINASEGGILLEVTESQLVESFLHKPFFTADLTFKMQAPLRFAFKIRHISQVGEIYLVGAEIVGSNDAKANMTLLKKNLSFIKSV; encoded by the coding sequence ATGGAAGTCGAATACCGTTCCTTCCTACAGTCACCTCGAGTTTGGGATACGATCCGAGATCCTCAAAAGGTCGGATATATACTGAAAGAGTACGTACATAACAACGGACTCTTCTTAAAAGAAAATCCTTATAAACTAGAATTACAGATACTTCAAACCACTCCGGAAGGAAAAATGCTATTGAGGCTAGATCCGGAGCAGGTTAACGAAGAAGGCGAGATCACCGTTTACAAAACCTTAAGCAAGCACATGGAGATCGGGTTCAAAGTCGAGTCCATAAACCAAGAAGAAGGGGTTATTGTTTGCACTCCTGAGTACGTCCGCATCGCAAAAGACGGGCGAATTATGCCTAGAATCGAAGGCTTACAAGGAAAGGTAGTCGCTCATCGCTTTCACATGTTGAAGAAGGAGCAAGACTCCACTAAGGTCCTGGGAACTTCAGGACAGATCTTATTAACCGATCTACATAAGAATATTTTAGCGGAGTATCCTTATTCCAGACTCGTATTCCCTGTCGGTAGAGAGTTGAGCGTGGAGCAAGAATTGGCTAAGCGAAGTGGCAAGATCATCTTCGCAAAAGAAGCATTCTCTTTAGAACCTCTCAGCAAAGAAGAAGCGAACGGATTCGATATACTCGATCTAAAGAAAGAATTAGAAGAAGAACTTCTTCTAGAAGATAGAATGAAAGCTTTCCGATTGGGAAAAGTGCAATCCTTCGCAGTGTATCCGATCTATTACAAAGATCCTCTGGGACCTAAGCTTGTTGCTCTAGGTTATGCTGAGACGAAAGATCGGACTTTGGATCCAGCGATCCTTAAGAAATATTCCGAACTAGAAGAAGTATTCAATGAAAGGATAGAAGATTCCAATACTTTGGATTTGGATGTACGTCAGAATGTAATCAACGCTTCCGAAGGTGGAATCCTTTTAGAAGTCACTGAATCCCAGTTAGTAGAATCTTTTCTTCATAAGCCATTCTTCACAGCTGATCTGACTTTTAAGATGCAGGCTCCTCTGAGATTCGCATTCAAAATCCGACATATTTCTCAGGTCGGGGAAATTTATCTTGTCGGTGCAGAAATAGTTGGCTCCAACGATGCCAAGGCGAATATGACTCTATTAAAGAAGAATTTAAGCTTCATTAAGAGCGTCTAA
- a CDS encoding UpxY family transcription antiterminator, whose amino-acid sequence MNESQKSWYAVYTLSRSEKKLAKELSKKGIPNYLPIIPERKQWSDRIQIVETPVFSSYVFVRIDIRNEKLKVLETSGAHHFVSVSGTPHPIPDDDIDNIKIFVTEYPDKIKIEREEMMLPGKPVLITGGPFKGKRALVERKGNKSLIYVSISGIQTLISLELDHEMLEIGEES is encoded by the coding sequence ATGAATGAGTCACAAAAATCCTGGTACGCAGTTTATACTCTTTCTCGTTCGGAGAAGAAACTGGCCAAGGAACTATCTAAAAAAGGAATACCAAACTACCTTCCCATTATTCCAGAGCGAAAGCAATGGTCCGATAGGATCCAAATAGTTGAGACTCCCGTTTTTTCTTCTTATGTTTTCGTAAGGATCGATATCCGTAACGAAAAACTGAAGGTCTTAGAGACCAGTGGCGCTCATCATTTTGTGTCCGTTTCCGGGACTCCCCATCCGATCCCCGATGATGACATAGATAATATCAAAATTTTTGTAACGGAATACCCGGATAAAATAAAAATAGAAAGAGAAGAAATGATGCTCCCCGGTAAACCTGTATTAATCACAGGCGGCCCCTTTAAGGGAAAGAGAGCCTTGGTAGAAAGAAAGGGAAACAAATCTTTGATATATGTTTCTATTTCCGGGATCCAAACACTTATCTCATTGGAATTGGATCATGAGATGTTGGAAATCGGAGAGGAGAGTTAG
- the hisS gene encoding histidine--tRNA ligase: MEKQKSFLPTAPYKGTRDFYPDEMRFRNWMFSVMRETVQSFGYQEYDGPILESFELYQAKSGEEIVQRQLYDFVDKGERHVAIRPEMTPTLARMVAGEVRNLAKPIRWFSIPNLWRYEQPGKGRLREHWQLNVDLFGVNSYRAEVEIILIADAILKKFGAPKGSYQIKVSHRGILDSFLGKTLGLAAEKSQAVSKLLDKKAKISKEAFEEEIKVLLDNPSKQLDLIYKYLDSNLSNVGDLLGIDPSSVEFIKNLFSDLESLGVKDQMEFDPSIIRGFDYYTGCIFEVFDTNPENRRSLYGGGRYDNLIGLFSNDQLSGIGFGLGDVTFKNFLEGHKLVPDLNKKNAVLIPIMEEKLFPEVLKLAEELRSEGIGVETMLEAAKVGKQIQTAEKKGYQFLLFLGESEVSENKVQIKDIISGSQNTVARAELISELRKSLLG, translated from the coding sequence TTGGAAAAACAAAAATCCTTTTTACCCACTGCCCCTTATAAGGGCACGAGAGACTTTTATCCCGATGAAATGAGGTTTCGAAATTGGATGTTTTCCGTAATGCGGGAAACAGTTCAATCATTCGGGTATCAGGAATACGACGGACCCATTCTAGAATCCTTCGAATTATATCAGGCAAAAAGCGGAGAAGAGATCGTACAAAGACAACTTTACGATTTCGTGGATAAGGGAGAACGCCATGTTGCGATCCGTCCAGAGATGACTCCCACTCTTGCAAGAATGGTAGCAGGAGAAGTCCGAAATCTTGCCAAGCCTATCCGATGGTTTTCTATTCCTAATCTTTGGAGATACGAACAACCAGGAAAAGGACGCTTAAGAGAACACTGGCAATTGAATGTGGATCTATTCGGAGTGAATTCGTATAGAGCCGAAGTAGAGATCATTCTGATTGCTGACGCAATTTTAAAAAAATTCGGAGCTCCTAAAGGAAGCTACCAGATCAAGGTTTCTCATCGAGGGATCTTGGATTCGTTCTTAGGCAAGACTCTCGGCCTCGCGGCAGAAAAGTCCCAAGCAGTTTCCAAACTTCTAGACAAGAAGGCGAAGATCAGCAAAGAAGCCTTTGAAGAAGAAATTAAAGTCTTACTAGACAATCCAAGCAAACAACTAGATCTTATTTACAAATACTTAGATAGCAATTTGAGCAACGTAGGTGATTTGCTGGGGATAGATCCTTCCTCTGTTGAATTTATAAAGAACCTATTCTCCGATCTAGAAAGCCTGGGAGTAAAAGATCAGATGGAGTTCGATCCATCTATCATCCGTGGTTTCGATTATTATACAGGATGTATCTTCGAAGTGTTCGATACAAATCCTGAAAACAGAAGATCTTTATACGGGGGAGGACGTTACGATAATCTCATCGGACTCTTCTCCAATGACCAACTCTCCGGAATTGGATTCGGATTGGGAGATGTTACCTTCAAAAACTTTTTAGAAGGACATAAGCTTGTTCCAGATCTGAACAAAAAGAACGCAGTACTCATCCCTATCATGGAAGAAAAACTTTTTCCAGAAGTCTTGAAGCTCGCAGAAGAATTAAGATCTGAGGGAATAGGGGTCGAGACCATGTTGGAAGCCGCAAAAGTAGGCAAACAAATCCAGACCGCCGAAAAGAAAGGATATCAATTCTTATTATTTCTAGGAGAATCCGAGGTCTCGGAAAACAAGGTCCAGATCAAGGACATTATCTCCGGTTCTCAAAACACAGTTGCAAGAGCCGAACTTATTTCCGAATTAAGGAAATCACTGCTTGGATAA
- a CDS encoding methyl-accepting chemotaxis protein — MRKNLPITGREIQFSETAVIISRTDSKGRITYVSKDFATISGFSEEEMLGQPHNIVRHPDIPPAVYQDLWDTVQGGRPWNGIVKNRAKSGDHYWVDATVTPVLENGIITGYMSVRKKAARKHIDKADKLFAQMNRQNRVGGFFSSLYKKFADRFGWAVLALSILSFILLPSFYALARLFESSPLVSSVALLSILIGVFLLVQSVLKLRGKMNEVQEIVVKIVNGNLNTDIPRLEGSRSVDRIYSDIRCMTISLWGLLVQMKENYQKNLNLYQQLFQSANSFQQGSQQQVVSVEETSAASQELSKTIEEIVLTISEQTRSLSNVNASIGSIDISLGQTSHSMENLETQTGDVAGKANQAKQIFNEAIRSMEEIKSFSNQINKIVGIITSISERTNMLALNASIESARAGEAGKGFSVVADEISKLAEQTKLSIKDITNLVRSTSTSVEEGALKVGQSVDVFKNLQDYIEEVHDSASRVKTLLEEQSKKLGEIRANSDQVLTLGRMMSNSSEQQKIAAGEISDSMHLISNSAESIAETSENIRYSVKDTLEHSEKFGGILSHFKTD; from the coding sequence ATGAGAAAGAATCTTCCGATTACCGGTCGAGAAATTCAATTTAGCGAGACCGCCGTTATTATTTCTAGAACGGATTCCAAGGGCAGAATTACTTACGTTTCCAAGGACTTCGCAACCATTTCCGGATTCTCTGAAGAAGAGATGCTTGGTCAGCCTCATAATATAGTTCGCCATCCAGATATTCCTCCTGCTGTGTATCAAGATCTTTGGGACACAGTGCAAGGGGGACGCCCTTGGAACGGGATCGTGAAGAACCGTGCAAAAAGCGGGGACCACTATTGGGTGGATGCCACTGTAACTCCCGTTTTAGAGAATGGCATCATCACTGGATATATGTCTGTTCGTAAGAAAGCGGCAAGAAAGCATATAGACAAGGCGGATAAATTATTCGCGCAGATGAATCGTCAAAATCGGGTTGGCGGCTTCTTCTCCTCACTATACAAAAAATTTGCAGATCGATTTGGCTGGGCAGTTTTAGCCCTAAGCATTCTATCATTCATTCTTCTTCCTTCTTTCTATGCGTTAGCAAGATTATTCGAGTCGAGTCCGTTGGTTTCGAGTGTTGCACTTCTTTCGATCCTTATCGGGGTCTTTCTTCTAGTCCAATCCGTTCTCAAGTTGCGCGGAAAGATGAATGAAGTCCAAGAGATCGTAGTCAAGATAGTAAACGGCAATTTAAATACGGACATTCCTAGATTAGAAGGAAGCAGAAGTGTAGATCGGATCTATTCTGATATCCGTTGTATGACCATCAGCCTTTGGGGACTTTTGGTGCAGATGAAAGAGAACTATCAAAAGAATTTGAATTTGTACCAACAACTCTTTCAGTCTGCGAATTCATTCCAACAAGGTTCTCAACAGCAAGTTGTATCTGTGGAGGAAACTTCTGCTGCTTCTCAAGAGCTTTCTAAAACGATAGAAGAGATCGTTCTCACAATCAGCGAGCAAACCAGAAGTTTGTCCAATGTGAATGCGAGCATTGGGTCCATAGATATTTCTTTGGGTCAGACTTCGCATTCTATGGAAAATCTGGAAACTCAAACTGGTGATGTAGCAGGAAAGGCGAACCAAGCAAAGCAGATCTTTAACGAAGCAATTCGTTCTATGGAAGAAATCAAATCCTTCTCCAATCAGATCAATAAGATCGTAGGAATAATCACAAGCATCTCTGAAAGAACGAATATGTTGGCCTTGAATGCTTCCATTGAGTCTGCAAGGGCCGGCGAGGCAGGAAAGGGGTTCTCAGTCGTAGCAGATGAGATCTCTAAACTCGCAGAACAAACCAAACTGAGCATCAAAGACATTACGAATTTAGTAAGAAGCACATCCACTTCGGTTGAAGAAGGTGCACTGAAAGTAGGACAATCCGTAGACGTATTCAAAAATCTCCAAGACTATATTGAAGAAGTGCATGATTCAGCCTCTAGAGTGAAAACCCTTTTAGAAGAACAATCCAAGAAGTTGGGAGAGATCCGCGCGAATTCAGATCAAGTTCTCACATTAGGAAGAATGATGTCGAATTCTTCTGAACAGCAAAAGATTGCTGCGGGAGAGATCTCAGATTCGATGCATCTTATTTCGAATAGCGCTGAAAGTATAGCCGAGACTTCGGAGAATATTCGATATTCCGTAAAAGATACTTTAGAACATTCCGAAAAATTTGGCGGGATTTTAAGCCATTTTAAAACGGACTAA
- a CDS encoding M50 family metallopeptidase has product MENRFLRLALLLAIVVTLLSYWNHGWVSYLKDFVVLIHEAGHAIATLVSGGSVQMIELQGDEAGQTVASPMTGKSPFVFVVSAGYLGSCLVGGFLINRGFKGNLVRPTLLLLGGAVLLLTLKYTTAGGLAQRTGLIWGIFILVSSFLPFGWDRLITVFLGTSVSLYSLYDLLDFTDNIQNTDAGILAHWATGTVPGGAVPKSVLFLGYLIALLWSFFSVSIIFFSLKRAVGPVSSPVETSGFEEGMVPGMDTPFPGEVTPEVMEWFLSRGLDLNGKPLPPEFTNIERVDG; this is encoded by the coding sequence ATGGAGAATCGGTTCCTTCGTCTCGCACTCTTACTCGCCATTGTGGTCACTCTTCTTTCCTATTGGAATCATGGATGGGTTTCTTACTTAAAAGATTTCGTGGTCTTGATCCATGAAGCAGGTCACGCGATTGCCACTTTAGTTTCCGGCGGCTCCGTTCAAATGATCGAACTGCAAGGAGACGAAGCTGGGCAAACGGTTGCCTCTCCTATGACAGGAAAAAGCCCTTTCGTCTTCGTTGTATCTGCAGGTTATTTGGGATCTTGCTTGGTCGGTGGGTTTCTGATCAACAGAGGCTTCAAAGGAAATTTGGTCCGTCCTACTCTTCTTCTTTTAGGGGGAGCAGTTTTACTTCTTACATTGAAGTACACAACAGCAGGAGGGCTCGCTCAAAGAACGGGACTCATTTGGGGAATCTTTATTTTAGTGTCTTCCTTTCTTCCATTCGGTTGGGATAGGCTCATCACAGTATTCTTAGGAACAAGCGTGAGCCTTTACAGTCTTTACGATCTTTTGGACTTCACGGATAATATACAGAACACCGACGCAGGCATCTTGGCTCATTGGGCTACAGGAACTGTTCCTGGAGGAGCGGTTCCTAAATCGGTCTTGTTCTTGGGATATTTGATTGCTCTACTCTGGTCCTTTTTTAGCGTATCCATCATATTCTTTTCATTAAAACGCGCGGTTGGTCCGGTCTCTTCTCCTGTTGAAACTTCCGGTTTCGAAGAAGGAATGGTTCCGGGAATGGACACACCTTTTCCTGGTGAAGTAACACCTGAAGTAATGGAATGGTTTTTGAGTAGAGGCTTGGATCTAAATGGTAAGCCTCTCCCGCCGGAATTTACGAATATAGAGAGAGTTGATGGCTAA
- a CDS encoding LIC_10042 family TonB-like protein: MEIRTSLLVSFLIHLTFFFFLIFNPWSGEEISEQIRLQLSKGQVPSLFFRLPQDEGKGLDSSKLGGLAGTPEAEIERFKNEIHYPPAALEQRLESDCSWEVEIGPEGLARRIKTVKSCKYPVFESHFKKSVSSWKFQLPEGKVIIIPVSFHIESDE, from the coding sequence ATGGAAATCAGAACCTCTCTCTTAGTTTCCTTTCTTATTCATCTCACCTTCTTCTTCTTTCTTATTTTCAATCCTTGGAGTGGAGAAGAGATCTCCGAGCAAATCCGACTTCAGCTGAGTAAAGGCCAAGTCCCTAGTTTGTTTTTTCGCCTTCCCCAAGATGAAGGAAAAGGATTGGATTCTTCTAAGTTAGGCGGTCTTGCGGGCACTCCCGAAGCAGAGATCGAAAGATTCAAGAATGAGATCCATTACCCACCTGCAGCGCTCGAGCAAAGATTGGAATCGGATTGCTCTTGGGAAGTAGAGATCGGACCGGAAGGTTTAGCGCGAAGGATCAAGACCGTAAAAAGCTGTAAGTATCCTGTCTTTGAGAGCCATTTTAAAAAATCTGTTTCTAGCTGGAAATTTCAACTGCCCGAAGGTAAGGTAATCATTATCCCGGTATCCTTTCATATAGAATCAGATGAATGA
- a CDS encoding phosphatase PAP2 family protein produces MDKTISDKLSLFERLDYAVALFIRENIHGPRLNRILSQINRGEMMLLLIIPYLAYAAWNHLLPYPWWIVIPYAGLIAYANDRSVLALKKMISRKRPLVTVAGKVDQNPDMKHSFPSAHASNSMTAALVLVFLFGFPEWFLVLSLMAGIGRLLSLHHFPSDVIGGWVIGTCFGSLGLFLGRWLLPYCFGTT; encoded by the coding sequence TTGGATAAAACAATTTCTGATAAATTATCCCTGTTCGAGAGACTAGACTATGCAGTCGCATTATTTATCCGCGAGAATATTCACGGTCCTCGTTTGAATCGAATTCTTTCCCAGATCAATCGGGGAGAGATGATGCTTCTTTTAATTATTCCTTACCTTGCGTATGCGGCATGGAATCATCTCTTGCCTTATCCTTGGTGGATCGTAATTCCTTATGCTGGCTTGATTGCCTATGCGAACGATAGATCCGTTTTGGCTCTTAAAAAGATGATCTCCAGAAAGAGACCTCTGGTCACTGTCGCAGGAAAAGTGGATCAAAATCCGGACATGAAACATTCCTTTCCATCTGCCCATGCATCCAATTCGATGACTGCGGCTTTGGTATTGGTATTCTTGTTTGGATTTCCGGAATGGTTTTTGGTTTTGAGTTTGATGGCAGGGATAGGAAGACTATTATCCCTGCATCATTTCCCCAGCGACGTGATAGGAGGCTGGGTAATCGGAACTTGTTTCGGAAGCCTCGGCTTATTTCTTGGCCGCTGGCTTCTTCCCTACTGCTTTGGAACCACCTAA
- a CDS encoding UDP-glucuronic acid decarboxylase family protein yields the protein MANRVLVTGGAGFIGSHLCERLIQEGNEVICVDNFHTGRKKNIEKLLSNPRFELIRHDITEAIRLEVDQVYNFACPASPIHYQSNAIKTIKTNVLGTTNMLGLAKRVKARILQASTSEVYGNPLEHPQKETYWGNVNPIGIRSCYDEGKRVAETLCFDYHRNHKVDIRVVRIFNTYGPRMLPDDGRVVSNFVVQALAGKDITIYGDGSQTRSFCYVDDLVEGIIKMMNTQDFNGPVNLGNDGEFTVKELAELVLKETGSSSKIVYKTLPQDDPSRRKPDLTLARQKLGYEPKVPLLEGIRKTVEYFKNHLD from the coding sequence ATGGCTAATAGAGTTCTAGTAACCGGAGGCGCTGGCTTCATCGGTTCACATCTTTGTGAGAGACTCATTCAAGAAGGAAACGAAGTAATTTGCGTGGATAATTTCCACACCGGAAGAAAGAAGAATATAGAAAAACTTCTCTCCAATCCTCGCTTCGAATTGATCCGACATGATATTACGGAAGCGATCCGATTAGAAGTGGATCAGGTCTATAATTTTGCATGTCCAGCAAGTCCGATCCATTATCAATCCAATGCAATCAAAACGATCAAGACTAATGTTCTCGGAACTACAAACATGTTAGGTCTTGCTAAACGAGTTAAAGCTAGGATCTTACAAGCTTCTACAAGTGAAGTATACGGAAATCCTCTCGAGCATCCTCAAAAAGAAACCTATTGGGGAAATGTAAATCCGATCGGTATTCGTAGCTGTTACGACGAAGGCAAGCGAGTAGCGGAAACTCTTTGCTTCGACTATCATAGAAATCATAAAGTAGATATCAGAGTGGTTCGTATTTTTAATACGTATGGCCCTCGCATGCTTCCGGACGATGGTCGTGTAGTAAGCAATTTCGTGGTCCAAGCATTGGCAGGAAAAGACATCACTATTTATGGTGACGGTTCTCAAACGAGATCCTTTTGTTATGTCGATGATCTAGTCGAAGGGATTATCAAGATGATGAATACCCAAGATTTTAACGGCCCTGTCAACTTAGGTAATGATGGAGAATTTACCGTTAAAGAACTTGCCGAACTAGTGTTAAAAGAGACCGGCTCTTCTTCTAAGATTGTTTATAAAACACTTCCTCAGGACGATCCAAGCCGTAGAAAGCCCGATCTGACTTTAGCGAGACAAAAACTAGGTTATGAACCTAAAGTGCCTTTGTTAGAGGGAATTCGGAAAACGGTCGAATACTTTAAAAATCACTTGGATTAA
- a CDS encoding Re/Si-specific NAD(P)(+) transhydrogenase subunit alpha — MNIGVLKEAKEETRVAITPDVVDALKKIGASVIVEKGAGEGAYFSDEDYKKAGASISARADVIKKADILVSIHLADGATLSKIKKGSIYLGMFQPAVNPQVIKKLASQGVTVSSLDAIARITRAQSMDVLSSQATVSGYKAVLIASTHLTRFFPMLTTAAGTITPASVLIIGAGVAGLQAIASSRRLGAVVDVFDTRPEVKEQVQSLGAKFVEVEGATHSAAAGGYAVEQTEEYKRRQQEAIEKFAAKADVIITTALIPGRKAPIIITKKIVDRMKSGSVVVDLASPNGGNCEYTQHGKTVLTKNGVSVVGHLNLAGSLPSDASRMFAKNVLNFLKLLVKEKKINLDLNDEILSSTTISYSGEIRHKLTLDALGGSKAVGKKPAAKK; from the coding sequence ATGAATATCGGAGTATTGAAAGAAGCTAAGGAAGAAACAAGGGTAGCCATTACCCCGGACGTCGTTGACGCTCTGAAAAAAATCGGCGCTTCTGTTATTGTCGAAAAAGGTGCCGGTGAAGGCGCATATTTCTCGGACGAAGATTATAAGAAAGCCGGAGCAAGCATTTCAGCAAGAGCTGATGTTATTAAGAAGGCTGATATTCTAGTAAGCATTCATTTGGCTGACGGAGCCACCCTTTCCAAGATCAAGAAAGGTTCTATCTATTTAGGTATGTTCCAGCCTGCGGTAAATCCTCAGGTTATTAAGAAGCTTGCATCTCAAGGTGTGACAGTAAGTAGCTTGGACGCGATTGCTCGTATCACTCGTGCTCAGTCCATGGACGTTCTTTCTTCTCAAGCAACAGTATCCGGATATAAAGCGGTACTCATTGCTTCCACTCATCTTACTCGATTCTTCCCAATGTTAACTACTGCAGCAGGAACAATCACTCCAGCTTCCGTATTGATCATCGGAGCAGGGGTTGCTGGATTGCAAGCGATTGCAAGTTCCCGTAGATTGGGAGCAGTCGTGGACGTATTTGATACTCGTCCCGAAGTAAAAGAGCAAGTTCAATCCTTAGGCGCGAAATTCGTAGAAGTAGAAGGTGCAACTCACTCTGCTGCTGCAGGCGGTTACGCTGTAGAGCAAACAGAAGAGTACAAAAGACGCCAACAAGAAGCTATTGAGAAATTCGCAGCAAAAGCGGATGTGATCATCACCACTGCGTTGATCCCAGGAAGAAAAGCTCCTATCATCATCACTAAAAAGATCGTGGATAGAATGAAATCCGGATCCGTTGTAGTGGACCTCGCTTCTCCAAACGGAGGAAACTGCGAGTACACTCAACACGGAAAGACTGTTCTTACTAAGAACGGAGTATCCGTAGTAGGTCACTTGAACCTGGCGGGATCTCTTCCTTCCGATGCATCCAGAATGTTCGCTAAGAACGTATTAAACTTCTTGAAACTACTTGTAAAAGAGAAGAAGATCAATCTGGATCTGAACGACGAGATCCTTTCTTCGACTACGATTTCGTATTCGGGAGAGATCCGTCACAAGTTGACTTTGGATGCCTTAGGTGGTTCCAAAGCAGTAGGGAAGAAGCCAGCGGCCAAGAAATAA